One window from the genome of Candidatus Rickettsiella isopodorum encodes:
- the petA gene encoding ubiquinol-cytochrome c reductase iron-sulfur subunit, with protein MEEDRRQLLVIIIAIMAGFGIATASSIPFLASLQPSAETLVATASIEVDLSHLAPGESMVVAWQNKPIWIIRRTQAMLDNLLNIHPLLRDPDSLTEQQPSYARNEYRSLNPEYLILIGLCTHLGCSPQFKPKQGELNRKWPGGLYCPCHGSKFDLAGRVMKNVPAPTNLKIPPYRFTNEHTVVIGENPRLV; from the coding sequence ATGGAAGAAGATCGTCGCCAATTACTAGTTATTATAATAGCTATCATGGCTGGATTTGGTATAGCTACTGCTAGCAGTATCCCATTTTTAGCATCATTACAGCCAAGCGCAGAAACTCTCGTAGCTACTGCTTCTATTGAAGTTGATTTAAGTCATTTAGCGCCAGGGGAATCCATGGTGGTTGCTTGGCAAAATAAGCCTATTTGGATAATCCGACGAACCCAAGCGATGTTAGATAATCTTCTGAACATTCACCCCTTATTACGCGACCCAGATTCTTTAACTGAACAGCAGCCTTCTTACGCGCGTAATGAATACCGTTCACTTAATCCAGAATATTTAATACTTATCGGCTTATGTACACATTTAGGATGTTCCCCACAATTTAAACCCAAGCAAGGAGAATTAAATCGCAAATGGCCTGGAGGACTCTATTGTCCATGTCATGGCTCTAAGTTTGATCTTGCTGGGCGGGTTATGAAAAATGTTCCTGCTCCAACTAATCTCAAAATTCCTCCTTATCGGTTTACAAATGAACATACTGTTGTCATAGGTGAAAACCCAAGGTTAGTATAA
- the rplM gene encoding 50S ribosomal protein L13 produces the protein MKTLMAKPGLIEQKWLLIDASGKTLGHLATRIAHILRGKHKPEFTPHVDTGDYIVVINAEKVTVTGAKAKNKLYERYTGYPGGLKSITFEKLQKSFPTRIIEKAVKGMLPKNPLGYAMISKLKVYAGSIHPHSAQNPEPISIDRL, from the coding sequence ATGAAAACATTGATGGCCAAACCTGGCCTTATTGAACAAAAATGGCTTTTGATTGATGCCTCAGGAAAAACCTTAGGTCATCTGGCTACTAGAATAGCTCATATTCTACGGGGAAAGCATAAGCCAGAATTCACGCCTCACGTTGATACTGGGGATTATATCGTCGTTATTAATGCAGAAAAAGTAACTGTAACGGGCGCAAAAGCTAAAAATAAATTATATGAGCGCTATACAGGTTATCCTGGCGGGTTAAAATCCATTACTTTTGAAAAGTTACAAAAAAGTTTTCCTACTCGAATTATTGAAAAAGCTGTTAAGGGCATGCTACCTAAAAATCCTTTAGGTTATGCCATGATAAGTAAGCTAAAAGTCTATGCTGGCTCTATACATCCTCATAGCGCTCAAAACCCTGAACCAATTAGTATTGATAGGTTATAA
- a CDS encoding cytochrome c1: MRKIIVSVFFLFIFIFLFFRIANPFENKRVKFSIPPSNLASVQRGAKYFMNYCSGCHSLHYMRYNRLGVDLNIDDPFNSAPQQRLKDNLVFTQAKTSDTIKSSLHKKESLLWFGKPPPDLSLSIRARSADWVYNYLLSFYLDDTRPFGVNNSFIKNTAMPDPLAIIRMDTNTYHTNINDRSSLKIINRTYSHSNKSRLKAPMLEGIVIDLVNFLAYTAEPTKNNRQSLGKKVCGFLLLLTYFVYLLKKKIWGNIEKINIFHNP, from the coding sequence ATGCGGAAAATAATAGTTAGTGTTTTTTTTCTATTTATCTTTATATTTTTATTTTTTAGGATAGCAAATCCTTTTGAAAATAAACGAGTAAAATTCTCAATTCCACCATCTAATCTTGCTTCAGTACAACGTGGAGCAAAATATTTTATGAATTATTGTTCAGGGTGTCATTCGCTACACTATATGCGTTATAATCGACTTGGAGTTGATCTGAACATTGATGATCCATTCAATTCAGCCCCTCAACAACGGTTAAAAGATAATCTTGTTTTTACTCAGGCTAAAACTAGCGATACAATAAAATCAAGCTTACATAAAAAAGAAAGCTTATTATGGTTTGGAAAGCCTCCTCCAGACCTTTCTTTGAGTATTCGGGCAAGAAGTGCTGATTGGGTGTATAATTACTTACTTAGCTTTTACTTGGATGATACGAGGCCTTTTGGAGTTAACAATAGTTTCATTAAAAACACCGCGATGCCGGATCCATTAGCGATAATACGTATGGATACCAATACCTATCATACTAATATTAACGATAGATCATCCCTAAAAATTATCAATCGTACCTACTCACATTCTAATAAAAGTAGATTAAAAGCTCCTATGTTAGAAGGAATAGTGATTGATTTAGTGAATTTTTTAGCTTATACAGCTGAACCTACAAAAAATAATCGCCAATCATTGGGTAAAAAAGTATGCGGATTTTTGTTGTTATTAACCTATTTTGTTTATCTTTTAAAAAAGAAAATCTGGGGAAATATAGAAAAAATAAACATTTTTCATAATCCATGA
- the rpsI gene encoding 30S ribosomal protein S9, with amino-acid sequence MALEQNYGTGRRKTATARVFLRKGTGIIKVNGRTLENYFGRETAQMVVNQPLEVVDQMGRFDITVTVSGGGSSGQAGAVRHGISRALINYDEVTTTDINDGDTHSGEASNDRSFRRLLRHAGLVTRDARKVERKKVGRHKARKGTQYSKR; translated from the coding sequence ATGGCACTAGAACAGAATTATGGTACGGGTCGTCGCAAAACAGCGACTGCTCGAGTATTCCTCAGAAAAGGAACTGGTATTATCAAAGTAAATGGTCGTACTTTAGAAAATTATTTTGGCCGTGAAACCGCTCAGATGGTTGTTAATCAACCTCTAGAAGTTGTTGACCAGATGGGTAGATTTGATATCACAGTGACAGTTTCTGGCGGGGGAAGCAGTGGTCAAGCTGGCGCAGTTCGACATGGGATCAGCCGAGCTCTAATCAATTATGATGAAGTAACTACAACCGATATTAACGATGGCGATACTCATAGCGGTGAAGCTAGTAATGATAGGTCATTTCGTCGATTATTGCGGCACGCTGGCTTAGTTACTCGCGACGCAAGAAAAGTTGAGCGGAAAAAAGTAGGTCGACACAAAGCCCGTAAAGGAACTCAATATTCAAAACGATAA
- the hemB gene encoding porphobilinogen synthase, producing the protein MRQFPHTRLRRLRENRFSRRLMRETRLSCDDLIYPVFLLPGDNKRQKIATMPGIERFSLDYLLDEVAVLQQLRIPAIALFPVIPIKDKSWNACQAYNPEGLIPHAARELKKNFPEMGIITDIALDPYTTHGHDGLLSKQGVILNDESIEILVKQALCYAQAGVDALAPSDMMDGRIGWIRKSLEEKRYTNTQIIAYSAKYASHFYGPFRDAIGTSGQLNGGDKKTYQMDPANSNEALQEVALDLAEGADIVMVKPGMPYLDILYRIKQQFGIPTFIYQVSGEYAMQKVAIMQGYLNERESILEGLLAMKRAGADGILTYFAKQAASWLTNSLD; encoded by the coding sequence ATGCGCCAGTTTCCTCATACGCGATTACGTCGTTTAAGAGAAAATCGATTTAGTCGGCGCTTAATGCGTGAAACTAGACTGAGCTGTGATGATTTAATTTATCCAGTATTTTTGCTTCCGGGGGATAATAAAAGACAGAAGATAGCCACTATGCCTGGGATAGAGCGATTTTCTTTAGACTATTTGTTGGATGAAGTGGCTGTTTTACAACAGTTGCGAATTCCTGCTATTGCGCTATTTCCAGTTATACCTATAAAAGATAAAAGCTGGAATGCTTGTCAAGCCTATAATCCAGAAGGTTTAATTCCCCATGCAGCAAGGGAATTAAAAAAAAATTTTCCAGAAATGGGAATAATCACAGATATTGCTCTTGACCCTTATACAACACATGGTCATGATGGTCTTTTATCTAAACAGGGAGTTATTTTAAATGATGAGTCGATAGAAATTTTGGTTAAACAAGCGCTTTGTTATGCACAAGCGGGTGTGGATGCTTTAGCTCCTTCTGATATGATGGATGGTCGAATTGGTTGGATTCGTAAATCTTTAGAGGAGAAGCGTTATACAAATACCCAAATCATTGCCTACTCCGCCAAATACGCCTCCCATTTTTACGGACCTTTTCGTGATGCAATAGGAACTTCTGGGCAGTTAAATGGAGGGGATAAAAAAACCTACCAAATGGATCCAGCCAATAGTAATGAGGCTTTACAAGAGGTAGCATTGGATCTTGCTGAAGGAGCAGATATAGTCATGGTAAAGCCAGGAATGCCCTATTTGGATATTCTTTATCGTATTAAGCAACAATTCGGTATACCTACTTTTATTTACCAAGTAAGCGGCGAATATGCGATGCAAAAAGTAGCTATTATGCAGGGCTATTTAAATGAGCGTGAAAGTATTTTGGAAGGCTTATTGGCTATGAAACGGGCTGGAGCTGATGGTATTTTGACCTATTTTGCCAAGCAAGCAGCTAGTTGGCTGACAAATTCACTAGATTGA
- a CDS encoding cytochrome b, with product MNGNTDKNSRKNSIFNWLSERLPINEYIHQHLTQYYLPKNLNFWYFFGSLSLFTFFLQILTGIWLTLFYTPTPAEAFNSIEIMMREVPYGWLLRYLHSTGASVFFILIYAHIFRSLLYGSYKKPRELVWLLGVCLYIILLLEAFLGYLLPWGQTSYWASQIGTSLLESIPKVGETLTLWIRGNTIVSEETLHRFFALHVIAMPLSLVFLIRLHLIALHKVGCNNPEGISISTKSILPNKTFSRVPFHPYYTVKELYALLIFLFIFSIIVFFVPEMNGYFLEANNFIPADPLLTPSHIKPLWYLAPFYGVLCVIPNKSLGILIMGAFLFMLFMLPWLDRSPVRSMRYRGCYSRFALAIFILSFGLLTYMSTTLLTPDKTLFIQILLLNYFLFFLLMPFYTKYEKNKLLPRPLCGK from the coding sequence TTGAACGGAAACACAGACAAAAATTCCCGTAAAAACAGTATATTCAATTGGTTATCCGAACGTTTACCAATTAATGAGTATATTCACCAACATTTAACACAATATTATCTACCTAAAAATCTTAATTTTTGGTATTTCTTTGGTTCTTTAAGTCTATTTACTTTTTTTTTACAAATTTTAACGGGTATATGGCTAACCCTATTTTATACCCCTACACCTGCAGAGGCATTTAATTCCATCGAAATAATGATGCGAGAAGTACCTTATGGGTGGCTATTACGCTATCTACATTCTACTGGTGCTTCAGTTTTTTTTATCCTAATTTACGCACACATTTTTCGAAGCCTTTTATATGGATCCTATAAAAAACCTAGGGAGTTGGTTTGGTTGTTAGGCGTATGCCTTTACATTATTTTGTTACTCGAAGCATTTCTCGGATATTTACTTCCTTGGGGGCAAACATCCTATTGGGCAAGCCAAATTGGCACTTCATTGCTCGAATCAATTCCTAAGGTTGGCGAAACGCTAACACTTTGGATTCGCGGTAATACGATCGTATCAGAAGAAACTTTACATCGTTTTTTTGCACTCCATGTGATAGCTATGCCTTTATCATTGGTATTTTTAATTCGACTACACCTTATTGCTTTACATAAAGTTGGCTGTAATAATCCAGAAGGAATTTCTATATCAACAAAATCAATCTTACCTAATAAAACATTCTCTAGAGTCCCTTTTCACCCTTATTACACGGTCAAAGAATTGTATGCTTTACTAATTTTTTTGTTTATTTTTTCCATTATTGTATTTTTTGTTCCTGAAATGAATGGATATTTCCTTGAAGCAAATAATTTCATTCCAGCAGACCCTTTATTAACTCCTAGCCATATTAAACCACTATGGTATTTAGCACCTTTTTATGGTGTGTTATGTGTTATTCCTAATAAATCATTAGGTATTTTAATTATGGGGGCTTTTCTTTTCATGCTATTTATGTTGCCCTGGCTCGATCGCAGCCCAGTTCGATCGATGCGATATCGTGGTTGTTATTCTCGCTTCGCTTTAGCAATTTTTATACTCAGTTTTGGTTTACTTACCTATATGAGTACAACCCTACTGACACCAGATAAGACACTTTTTATACAGATCTTACTGCTCAACTATTTTCTTTTTTTTTTACTGATGCCCTTCTATACAAAATATGAAAAAAATAAACTATTACCAAGACCCCTATGCGGAAAATAA